In Anaerolineales bacterium, the following proteins share a genomic window:
- a CDS encoding amidase, translating to MNSQHHFTIEQALELIRSRKLSAEELTNACLDQIKQLDPALNAFITVSGQQAADSDQSQAKGVTASLVNSLRGIPIAVKDLFDTAGIRTTAGSKFFTDNIPKTDAFVVGRLKQAGARIIGKTNTHEIALGVTGDNPHFGTARNPWDSTRIPGGSSSGSAIAVATGMAVGALGTDTGGSIRIPASLCGVVGFKPTYGRVSLRGVFPLSWNLDHAGPITTSVKDAALMMLVISAYDSLDPASIKMLPGDYLGHLMDDLEGRKIAFATGEYIEAADGEVLQAVREAVKVFESVKCKISDVNMDVLRDAAMANKTMAQADGAAVHRDRLRERPNWFGEDVRRRLTDGANTSSTEYALARRTQAEMRKRFEAFFESYDFLILPTTPIPAPTITGHDAVEQAARLTRFTAPFNLTGLPALSIPCGFTSSGLPIGLQIVSRSWADAKVLNAGYAFEQATEWHTRKPLI from the coding sequence ATGAATTCGCAACACCACTTTACCATCGAGCAGGCGCTTGAGTTGATCCGTTCGAGGAAACTTTCCGCCGAAGAATTGACAAACGCCTGCCTCGACCAGATCAAGCAGCTCGACCCCGCGCTGAATGCGTTTATTACAGTTAGCGGCCAGCAAGCGGCGGACAGCGATCAGTCGCAAGCGAAAGGCGTGACGGCTTCGCTGGTAAATTCACTGCGCGGCATCCCCATCGCCGTCAAAGATTTGTTCGACACGGCGGGCATCCGCACCACCGCAGGATCGAAATTTTTCACGGATAATATTCCCAAAACCGACGCGTTCGTAGTCGGCAGACTCAAACAGGCGGGAGCGCGCATTATCGGCAAAACGAACACACACGAAATCGCACTCGGCGTGACCGGGGATAATCCGCATTTTGGCACGGCGCGCAACCCGTGGGATTCGACTCGCATCCCCGGCGGATCGTCGAGCGGATCGGCGATCGCTGTCGCGACCGGCATGGCAGTTGGCGCGCTCGGTACTGACACGGGCGGTTCGATCCGCATCCCGGCGTCGCTGTGCGGCGTGGTGGGATTCAAACCCACCTACGGACGCGTCAGTTTGCGCGGCGTCTTCCCCCTGTCGTGGAATCTCGACCATGCCGGACCCATCACCACGTCGGTGAAAGACGCGGCGTTGATGATGTTGGTCATCTCCGCGTATGATTCCCTCGACCCGGCGTCCATCAAAATGTTGCCGGGCGATTATCTCGGTCATCTCATGGACGATTTAGAGGGAAGAAAGATCGCGTTCGCCACCGGCGAATACATTGAAGCGGCGGATGGGGAAGTTTTACAAGCCGTCCGCGAGGCGGTGAAGGTTTTCGAATCCGTGAAGTGCAAAATCAGCGACGTGAATATGGACGTGTTGCGCGACGCGGCAATGGCAAACAAAACGATGGCGCAAGCCGACGGCGCGGCGGTGCATCGCGACCGTTTGCGCGAGCGTCCCAATTGGTTCGGCGAAGATGTGCGGCGGCGGCTCACCGACGGCGCGAACACTTCCTCCACCGAGTACGCGCTGGCGAGGCGAACGCAGGCTGAGATGCGAAAACGATTCGAGGCGTTCTTCGAGTCGTACGATTTTTTGATCCTGCCGACCACGCCCATCCCCGCGCCGACGATTACCGGTCATGACGCGGTGGAACAAGCCGCGCGGTTGACTCGTTTCACCGCGCCGTTCAATCTCACGGGTCTGCCTGCTCTGTCCATCCCGTGCGGATTCACATCCAGCGGACTGCCCATCGGTTTGCAGATCGTCTCGCGCTCCTGGGCAGACGCGAAGGTACTGAATGCCGGTTACGCCTTCGAGCAAGCGACCGAGTGGCATACGCGCAAACCTTTGATCTAG
- a CDS encoding isopentenyl phosphate kinase: protein MKELVFLKLGGSLITDKTKPYTPLLDVMDDLALQIRTALQTHPDLRMLIGHGAGSFGHVPASEYKTRDGLPPRATPLVYRRRDDTQNNYWKGFAEVWYQASTLNRFVMEALHKADVRAISLPPSSSVVSSNGVVSVWDTTPIRMALAADIVPVIFGDTVFDEVRGGTILSTEDLFMYLTDALHPDRILLAGLEAAVWEDFPARTRKVEKITPASFNEIKAGVGKSAAADVTGGMESKVKQMLELVEKHSNLSVQIFSCEEPGNLVRALGGETLGTVISQ, encoded by the coding sequence ATGAAAGAACTTGTCTTCCTCAAACTTGGCGGCTCGCTCATCACCGACAAAACAAAACCATACACTCCCCTGCTGGACGTGATGGACGATCTCGCGCTGCAGATCAGGACGGCGCTTCAGACTCACCCCGACCTGCGTATGCTCATCGGACACGGCGCCGGCTCTTTCGGCCATGTGCCGGCGAGCGAATACAAAACACGCGATGGGTTACCGCCGCGCGCCACGCCGCTGGTTTATCGTCGGCGCGACGACACACAGAACAATTATTGGAAAGGGTTCGCCGAGGTGTGGTATCAGGCGTCCACATTGAATCGATTCGTGATGGAGGCGTTGCACAAAGCGGATGTGCGCGCCATTTCTCTTCCTCCATCGTCCAGCGTGGTTTCAAGCAACGGCGTCGTTTCCGTGTGGGATACGACCCCGATCCGCATGGCGCTCGCGGCGGATATTGTGCCTGTTATTTTCGGCGATACGGTCTTCGATGAAGTGCGCGGCGGGACGATCCTTTCCACCGAGGACTTGTTCATGTACCTCACCGACGCGCTGCACCCGGACCGCATCCTGCTGGCAGGATTGGAAGCCGCGGTGTGGGAGGATTTCCCCGCGCGCACGCGCAAAGTGGAAAAAATCACGCCCGCTTCGTTCAATGAAATTAAAGCGGGAGTCGGCAAGTCGGCCGCGGCGGATGTGACCGGCGGCATGGAATCGAAGGTGAAGCAGATGCTTGAACTCGTGGAGAAACACTCGAACCTCAGCGTGCAAATTTTCTCCTGCGAAGAACCGGGGAATCTTGTCCGCGCGTTGGGGGGCGAAACGTTGGGGACGGTGATCAGTCAGTAG
- a CDS encoding formate--tetrahydrofolate ligase, giving the protein MTKKPARGKKSKPARKPAKKTVQKVKIPFAPTKLKLARPVPSNLEIAQAAKVKPILQIAKELGIRENELELYGLHKAKIKLEILERLKNKPNGKYIDVTAITPTPLGEGKSTTTVGLSQALGAHLGKRAIAAIRQPSQGPIFGIKGGAAGGGYSQVIPMEEFNLHLTGDNHAITAAHNLVAAALDVRVMHEKQQDGEKMFNALCPPDKKGNRKFSPTMLRRLKKLGINKTNPNDLTPEERERFARLDIDESTITWRRVVDTNDRFLREIQVGLGKDEAGFEHRSGYDITVASEIMAILALTTSVKDMRERFGRMVVATNKRGEAVTAEDLGVAGAVTVLMKDAIKPNLMQTLEGNAATVHAGPFANIAHGNSSIIADMIALKLVGKDGYVVTESGFGADIGMEKFFNIKCRYSGLIPQVVVMVATVRALKMHGGGPKVVAGKPLPPEYTDENLELLKAGLANLERHIQNARKFGVNVVVAVNSFATDTPAEVELIRKYALDFGAMDAVVSTHWADGGKGAKKLAEAVVKAAEMPSAFKFLYDANRSIKEKIETIAMEIYRADGVDYTPEADAQIERYTRLGFDDLPICMAKTHLSFTTDASKKNAPTGFRITVREIRASVGAGFLYPILGEMRTMPGLPTRPAFFDVDVDLKTGKVVGLF; this is encoded by the coding sequence ATGACAAAGAAACCCGCCCGGGGGAAGAAATCCAAGCCTGCACGCAAGCCCGCTAAAAAAACCGTCCAGAAAGTAAAAATCCCATTCGCGCCGACCAAACTCAAGTTGGCGCGACCCGTTCCGTCCAACCTTGAAATCGCGCAGGCGGCGAAGGTCAAACCGATCCTGCAGATCGCGAAGGAGTTGGGAATCCGTGAGAACGAACTGGAACTTTATGGGCTACACAAAGCGAAGATCAAACTTGAAATCCTCGAACGATTGAAGAATAAACCGAACGGCAAATACATTGACGTGACCGCCATCACGCCGACCCCGCTCGGCGAAGGCAAAAGCACGACCACGGTCGGTCTATCCCAAGCGCTGGGCGCGCACCTCGGCAAACGGGCTATCGCGGCGATCCGTCAGCCGTCACAGGGACCTATCTTCGGCATCAAAGGCGGCGCGGCCGGCGGCGGATATTCGCAAGTCATCCCGATGGAGGAGTTCAACCTGCACCTCACCGGCGATAATCACGCCATCACAGCCGCGCACAACCTCGTCGCGGCGGCGCTGGATGTCCGCGTGATGCACGAAAAACAACAGGACGGCGAAAAGATGTTCAATGCGCTTTGCCCACCGGACAAAAAAGGCAATCGCAAATTCTCGCCCACTATGCTGCGCCGCTTGAAAAAACTTGGCATCAACAAAACAAATCCCAACGACCTCACGCCCGAGGAGCGCGAACGCTTTGCGCGGCTCGACATTGACGAATCCACTATCACGTGGCGGCGCGTCGTTGACACGAACGATCGCTTCCTGCGCGAGATTCAAGTGGGGCTTGGCAAAGATGAAGCGGGGTTCGAACATCGCTCCGGGTATGACATTACGGTCGCATCCGAGATCATGGCGATTCTCGCGCTGACGACGAGCGTCAAAGATATGCGCGAGCGATTCGGCCGCATGGTCGTCGCGACGAACAAACGCGGCGAAGCCGTCACCGCGGAAGACCTCGGCGTGGCTGGCGCGGTCACCGTTTTGATGAAGGACGCCATCAAGCCAAACTTGATGCAAACCCTCGAGGGGAACGCCGCCACGGTTCACGCCGGACCGTTTGCCAATATCGCACATGGCAACAGCTCCATCATCGCCGACATGATCGCGCTCAAACTCGTCGGCAAGGATGGCTACGTGGTCACCGAATCCGGCTTCGGCGCGGATATCGGCATGGAAAAATTCTTCAACATCAAATGCCGCTACTCCGGGTTGATTCCGCAAGTCGTTGTAATGGTCGCCACCGTCCGCGCGTTGAAGATGCACGGCGGCGGACCGAAAGTAGTAGCAGGCAAACCGCTCCCGCCCGAATATACGGATGAAAATCTGGAACTGCTCAAGGCGGGTCTGGCGAATCTCGAACGGCACATTCAGAACGCGCGCAAGTTCGGAGTGAACGTGGTCGTCGCGGTCAACTCGTTTGCCACAGACACCCCCGCGGAAGTGGAGTTGATCCGTAAGTATGCGTTGGATTTCGGCGCGATGGACGCGGTCGTATCCACGCACTGGGCGGACGGCGGCAAGGGCGCAAAGAAATTGGCAGAGGCGGTGGTGAAAGCCGCCGAGATGCCGAGCGCTTTCAAGTTCCTGTACGACGCGAACCGCTCCATCAAGGAAAAGATCGAAACCATCGCCATGGAGATCTATCGCGCCGACGGCGTGGATTACACCCCCGAAGCCGACGCGCAGATCGAACGTTATACGCGGCTTGGCTTCGACGATCTTCCCATCTGCATGGCGAAAACGCATCTTTCATTCACCACAGACGCCAGCAAGAAAAACGCGCCGACAGGATTCCGAATCACCGTGCGCGAGATCCGCGCCAGCGTGGGCGCGGGCTTCCTCTATCCCATCCTCGGCGAAATGCGCACCATGCCCGGCTTGCCAACGCGCCCGGCGTTCTTTGATGTTGATGTGGATTTGAAGACCGGTAAAGTGGTGGGTTTATTCTAA